The following are encoded together in the Buchnera aphidicola (Acyrthosiphon lactucae) genome:
- a CDS encoding mannitol-1-phosphate 5-dehydrogenase: protein MKSLHFGAGNIGRGFIGKTLSESGFNVIFADVNQDIVDAINRDKKYSVKIIGTNQEKIINVTNISAINSNNPNIIKIIDSVDLITTAVGSSALDKIASIIIRGIILKIQNKSVKILNIIACENKIKASSFLKKEVLKKLPIQYHNYLNKYVGFIDCSIDTIIPLVNDKDSLFLIVENFKEWIVDLAQFKGTIPKIIDMKVSNNLNAFIERKLLTLNTGHAIAAYLGLIKKYQTMHEAISDKEIRIIVKCAMKESGLVLIKRYNFNKNDHLAYIKKIFLRFENPFLSDRLERIARNPFQKLGKEERLIKPLLGAIKYQLPYSNLVKGIAAAFHYQNLNDLESTKIASLIRKQGFKKTLIEICHLPINSKEVDSIILEYNSIIKKLNKL from the coding sequence ATGAAATCATTACATTTTGGAGCTGGAAATATCGGGCGCGGTTTTATTGGAAAAACATTATCAGAATCTGGTTTTAATGTTATTTTTGCTGATGTTAATCAAGATATAGTCGATGCTATTAATCGTGATAAAAAATATTCTGTTAAAATAATAGGTACAAATCAAGAAAAAATTATCAATGTTACAAACATAAGTGCTATAAATTCTAATAATCCAAATATTATCAAAATAATTGATTCAGTTGATTTAATCACAACTGCAGTAGGTTCTAGTGCACTAGATAAAATTGCTTCAATTATTATACGTGGAATAATATTAAAAATTCAAAACAAATCTGTAAAAATACTCAATATCATCGCTTGTGAAAATAAAATAAAAGCAAGTTCTTTTTTAAAAAAAGAAGTTCTGAAAAAATTACCTATACAATATCATAATTATTTAAATAAATATGTTGGTTTTATAGATTGTAGTATTGATACAATTATACCTTTAGTTAACGATAAAGATAGTTTATTTTTGATTGTTGAAAATTTTAAAGAATGGATTGTTGATCTTGCTCAATTTAAAGGAACAATACCAAAAATCATTGATATGAAAGTAAGTAATAACTTAAATGCTTTTATAGAAAGAAAACTACTTACATTAAATACCGGACATGCTATAGCAGCTTATTTGGGTTTAATTAAAAAATATCAAACTATGCATGAAGCTATATCAGATAAAGAAATACGTATTATTGTAAAATGTGCTATGAAAGAAAGCGGGTTAGTATTAATAAAACGTTATAATTTTAATAAAAATGATCATTTAGCTTATATTAAAAAAATTTTTTTACGTTTTGAAAATCCTTTTTTATCAGATAGACTCGAACGGATAGCGAGAAATCCCTTTCAAAAATTAGGAAAAGAAGAACGTTTGATAAAACCTCTTTTAGGTGCTATTAAGTATCAATTGCCTTATTCTAATTTAGTAAAAGGTATTGCTGCAGCATTTCATTATCAAAATTTAAATGATTTAGAATCAACCAAGATTGCATCTTTAATAAGAAAACAGGGTTTTAAAAAAACTTTAATTGAAATTTGTCATTTACCTATAAATAGTAAAGAAGTAGATTCTATTATTTTAGAATATAATTCAATTATAAAAAAATTAAATAAATTATAA
- a CDS encoding PTS mannitol transporter subunit IICBA produces the protein MLILIKLKIQNFGRFLSNMIMPNISIFIAWGMMTALFMPLGWQPNKILEQLISPIIFYLLPILIAYTGGSLIANSRGGLIGSISTIGLITSTNIPMLLGAMIVGPLSGWIIKYFDKKIENRIKNGFEMLVNNFSLAIFGILLAIISFSTIGPFIQWFSHVLGELIKIIVSYNLLPLTSIIIEPAKIFFLNNVINHGIFSPLGIQDVLDKNSSIFFLIESNPGPGLGVLIAWFFFGKGELSKSSGAAAIIEFLGGVHEIYFPYVLIKPKLIISLVLGGMSGIFALVLLHGGLISAASPGSILSILAMTPKSLYFANIISIFCSFIISFISAAILLKFDFDKINKDDQKITNKYKECVNLKTLKDSSDVFQFTEVKTIIVACDAGMGSSAMGASILRKKIKNANLTHISVSNMAISMLPKNADLVITHQNLTYRAQKYAPYSKHISLKNFLNHSFYDNLVKKLIENVIYLDKNHVNSFNTDNKKKSHDLFQLSEKNIILNQHANNKEEAINIVGNNLVQQGYVKSDYIHSMLEREKIASTWLGESIALPHGTIESKDSVLKTGIVFCQFPQGVHFGEDIDDIAYLVIGVAAKNNEHIMVVSNITNALDDKDVIKRLSNTTSVTEALSLLTVEKI, from the coding sequence ATGTTGATATTAATTAAATTAAAAATACAAAATTTTGGTCGATTTTTAAGTAATATGATAATGCCTAATATAAGTATTTTTATTGCATGGGGAATGATGACTGCTTTATTTATGCCATTAGGATGGCAACCTAATAAAATTTTAGAACAATTAATATCACCTATTATTTTTTATCTTTTACCTATTTTAATTGCATATACTGGAGGAAGTTTAATTGCAAATTCTAGAGGAGGATTGATTGGTAGTATAAGTACTATAGGATTGATTACTAGTACTAATATACCAATGTTATTAGGTGCGATGATTGTAGGACCTTTATCTGGATGGATTATAAAATATTTTGATAAAAAAATAGAAAATAGAATAAAAAATGGTTTTGAAATGCTAGTGAATAATTTTTCGCTTGCTATATTTGGGATATTATTAGCAATAATTTCATTTTCTACAATTGGTCCATTTATTCAATGGTTTTCACATGTTTTAGGCGAATTGATAAAAATTATTGTATCTTATAATTTATTGCCTCTTACTTCTATAATTATAGAGCCAGCTAAAATATTTTTTTTAAATAACGTTATTAATCATGGAATTTTTTCTCCTTTAGGTATTCAAGATGTATTAGATAAAAATAGTTCTATATTTTTTTTAATTGAATCTAATCCAGGTCCAGGACTTGGTGTATTAATCGCATGGTTTTTTTTCGGAAAAGGTGAATTATCTAAATCTTCTGGAGCAGCCGCAATAATTGAATTTTTAGGTGGAGTCCATGAGATTTATTTTCCTTACGTTTTAATTAAACCAAAACTAATTATTTCTTTAGTTTTAGGTGGTATGAGTGGTATTTTTGCACTTGTTTTATTACATGGTGGTTTAATTTCAGCAGCATCACCAGGTTCTATTTTATCTATTTTAGCTATGACTCCTAAAAGTCTCTATTTTGCTAATATTATTTCTATTTTTTGCTCTTTTATAATTTCTTTTATAAGTGCTGCTATATTATTAAAATTTGATTTTGATAAAATTAACAAAGATGATCAAAAAATTACAAATAAATATAAAGAATGTGTAAATTTAAAAACATTAAAAGATAGTTCTGATGTTTTTCAATTTACTGAAGTTAAAACGATTATCGTTGCTTGTGATGCTGGAATGGGATCTAGTGCAATGGGTGCAAGTATTCTTCGTAAAAAAATTAAAAATGCTAATTTAACTCATATTTCTGTTTCAAATATGGCAATTAGTATGTTACCTAAAAATGCAGACTTAGTAATTACGCATCAGAATTTAACATATCGGGCTCAAAAATACGCACCATATTCTAAACATATATCTTTAAAAAACTTTCTTAATCATAGTTTTTATGATAATTTAGTAAAAAAATTAATAGAAAATGTAATTTATTTAGATAAAAATCACGTTAATTCTTTCAATACAGATAATAAAAAAAAATCACATGATTTATTTCAGTTAAGTGAAAAAAATATTATACTTAATCAGCATGCAAATAATAAAGAAGAAGCAATTAATATTGTTGGTAATAATTTAGTACAACAAGGTTATGTTAAATCTGATTATATTCATTCAATGTTAGAAAGAGAAAAAATAGCTTCTACTTGGTTAGGTGAATCAATAGCATTACCACATGGTACCATTGAATCAAAAGATTCTGTATTAAAAACTGGAATAGTTTTTTGTCAATTTCCACAAGGTGTGCATTTTGGAGAAGATATAGACGATATTGCTTATCTTGTAATTGGAGTTGCAGCTAAAAATAATGAACACATTATGGTAGTAAGTAATATTACTAATGCATTAGATGATAAAGATGTAATTAAAAGATTATCTAATACTACTAGTGTAACAGAAGCGTTATCTCTTTTAACTGTTGAGAAAATTTAA
- the miaA gene encoding tRNA (adenosine(37)-N6)-dimethylallyltransferase MiaA, translating to MGPTACGKSKLAICLRKYLPIELISVDSALIYRGMDIGTDKPSVSDLCNHPHRLLNIKDPIENYSAAEFQRDVLKEIDNIIKLDKIPCLVGGTMFYYNVLLHGLSVLPPSNIKIREFLLKNNNEKYFLHKRLEAIDPISASRIHKNDFQRLLRALEIFYISGKSLTEIKIKNNYKLPYNIFQFAIMPPNKEWLNNKIKLRVKKMLVLGFQKEVEILFLRGDLHINLPSIRCIGYRQMWEYLEYKNSYEEMFNKIIYATRKLAKHQLTWLKKWKNLNKILYNSIPNISVQKILNILQKK from the coding sequence ATGGGACCCACTGCATGTGGAAAAAGTAAACTTGCTATTTGTCTTAGAAAATATTTGCCAATAGAATTAATCAGTGTAGATTCAGCATTAATTTATCGTGGAATGGATATTGGAACAGATAAGCCAAGTGTTTCTGATTTATGTAATCATCCTCATCGTTTATTAAATATTAAAGATCCAATTGAAAATTATTCAGCTGCAGAATTTCAAAGAGATGTTTTAAAAGAAATTGATAATATCATTAAATTAGATAAAATACCTTGTCTTGTTGGTGGAACAATGTTTTATTATAATGTTTTACTACACGGATTGTCTGTTTTACCACCATCTAATATTAAAATTCGTGAATTTTTATTAAAAAATAATAATGAAAAATATTTTTTACATAAAAGATTAGAGGCAATCGATCCTATTTCTGCTAGTCGAATTCATAAAAATGATTTTCAAAGATTACTTAGAGCTTTAGAAATTTTTTATATTTCTGGAAAAAGTTTAACAGAAATAAAAATAAAAAATAACTATAAATTACCATATAATATTTTTCAATTTGCAATTATGCCTCCAAATAAAGAATGGTTAAACAATAAAATTAAACTTCGTGTAAAAAAAATGTTAGTTTTAGGTTTTCAAAAAGAAGTAGAAATTCTTTTTTTAAGAGGAGATTTACATATCAATTTACCATCTATTCGATGTATAGGATATCGTCAAATGTGGGAATATCTGGAGTATAAAAATAGTTATGAAGAAATGTTTAACAAAATAATATATGCTACGAGAAAACTTGCTAAACATCAATTAACATGGCTAAAAAAATGGAAAAATCTTAATAAAATATTATATAATTCTATTCCTAATATTTCAGTGCAAAAAATATTAAATATTCTTCAAAAAAAATGA
- the hflC gene encoding protease modulator HflC, whose translation MNKAVIFLSSILLLLLSSSFFIVKEGERGIVLQFGKVLRNNEKKTVVYSPGLHFKLPFLETVKMLDGRIHTMDNQADRFVTKEKKDLIVDSYIKWRINDFSRYYLATGGGDIFQAELLLKRKFSDRLRSEIGCLNVKEIVTDSRGRLTTDVLNSLNKGSINLEKNSLINVNSMNALGIHVVDVRIKQINLPIEVSDAIYNRMRAEREAVARSQRSQGQEKAEKLRATADYKVSIILSEAQKEALIIKGQGEAEVTKLFAENFSKEPDFYFFIRSLRAYENSFKNDGNIILIDSDSEFFQYMNKMIQIKN comes from the coding sequence ATGAATAAAGCTGTTATTTTCCTATCAAGTATTTTATTGCTTTTATTATCTTCTTCCTTCTTTATTGTTAAAGAAGGCGAACGTGGTATTGTTTTACAATTTGGTAAAGTTTTACGCAATAATGAAAAAAAAACAGTAGTATATAGTCCTGGACTACATTTTAAATTACCATTTTTAGAAACAGTTAAAATGTTAGATGGACGAATTCATACTATGGACAATCAAGCAGATCGTTTTGTTACTAAAGAAAAAAAAGATCTTATTGTTGATTCTTATATAAAATGGCGTATTAATGATTTCAGTCGTTACTACCTTGCAACTGGAGGAGGAGATATTTTTCAGGCTGAATTATTACTAAAAAGAAAATTTAGTGATCGATTACGTTCTGAAATAGGTTGTCTTAACGTTAAGGAAATTGTTACTGATTCAAGAGGAAGATTGACAACTGATGTTTTAAATTCATTAAATAAAGGAAGTATTAACTTAGAAAAAAATTCTTTAATTAATGTTAATAGTATGAATGCATTAGGTATTCATGTAGTAGATGTTCGTATTAAACAAATTAATTTACCTATTGAAGTTTCTGATGCTATATATAATCGGATGAGAGCTGAAAGAGAAGCGGTGGCTAGAAGTCAACGTTCTCAAGGACAAGAGAAAGCTGAAAAATTACGTGCGACAGCAGATTATAAAGTATCTATAATATTATCAGAAGCACAAAAAGAAGCTTTAATAATTAAAGGTCAAGGAGAAGCTGAAGTAACAAAGTTATTTGCAGAAAATTTTAGTAAAGAACCAGATTTTTATTTTTTTATTCGTAGCTTACGAGCATATGAAAATAGTTTTAAAAATGATGGCAATATTATATTAATTGATTCAGATAGTGAATTTTTTCAATATATGAATAAAATGATTCAAATTAAAAATTAA
- the pgi gene encoding glucose-6-phosphate isomerase encodes MKNINLNNTKSYKDLKNHFQKIKNIHLKDLFSSDSNRFKKFSILFENEILIDFSKNRINDDTLIYLLKLAEETDVRSAIKLMFSGAKINQTEDRSVLHIALRNRTNRPIMIDNRNIMLEINTLLEKMKYFSDIVINGQWKGYTGKPISDVVNIGIGGSDLGPYMVNEALRPYKNHLNIHYVSNIDGTHLTEVLKKINPEKTIFLIASKTFTTDETITNAYSAKKWFINYSKNKNTLDKHFFALSANVKNALNFGIHINNIFKFWDWVGGRFSLWSSVGLSIILSIGFNNFEKFLDGAHTMDNHFYNSDYNKNIPILLALISIWYANFFNSETEAIFPYDQYMHRFSAYFQQSNMESNGKSINRNGEKIDYQTGPIIWGEPGTNGQHAFYQLIHQGTKLIPCDFIAPIFSHNDLDDHHIKLVSNFFAQTQALAFGKSRDVILDELILSKKNKNDINKILPFKICEGNQPTNSILIRKITPYNLGALISLYEHKIFVQGYILNIFSFDQWGVEIGKELSHYIYNDIKHNIKNKYYDSSTEGLINFYKSFMI; translated from the coding sequence ATGAAAAATATAAATTTGAATAATACTAAATCTTATAAAGATTTAAAAAATCATTTTCAAAAAATAAAAAACATTCACCTAAAAGATCTTTTTTCATCTGATTCAAATCGGTTTAAAAAATTTTCGATTTTATTTGAAAATGAAATTTTAATTGATTTTTCAAAAAATCGTATTAATGATGATACTTTAATATATTTATTAAAATTAGCTGAAGAAACTGATGTAAGATCTGCAATAAAATTAATGTTTTCTGGTGCTAAAATAAATCAAACAGAAGATCGTTCTGTATTGCATATAGCACTACGTAATAGAACTAATCGTCCTATTATGATAGATAATCGCAATATTATGTTAGAAATTAATACTTTACTAGAAAAGATGAAATATTTTTCAGATATTGTTATTAATGGACAATGGAAAGGTTACACAGGAAAACCTATTTCTGACGTTGTAAATATTGGTATTGGTGGATCTGATTTAGGACCATATATGGTGAATGAAGCATTACGTCCATATAAAAATCATTTAAATATACACTATGTTTCGAATATAGATGGTACTCATTTAACTGAAGTTTTAAAAAAAATAAACCCTGAAAAAACTATTTTTTTAATTGCTTCTAAAACATTTACAACAGATGAAACTATAACTAATGCATATAGTGCAAAAAAATGGTTTATAAATTATTCAAAAAACAAAAATACTTTAGATAAGCACTTTTTTGCTTTATCAGCTAATGTAAAAAATGCTTTAAATTTTGGAATTCATATTAATAATATTTTTAAATTTTGGGATTGGGTAGGTGGACGTTTTTCATTATGGTCTTCAGTAGGATTATCTATCATATTATCTATCGGATTTAATAATTTTGAGAAATTTTTAGATGGCGCTCATACTATGGATAATCACTTTTATAATTCTGATTATAATAAAAATATTCCAATATTATTAGCTTTAATTAGTATTTGGTATGCTAATTTTTTTAATTCTGAAACAGAAGCAATATTTCCATATGATCAATATATGCATCGTTTTTCTGCATATTTTCAACAGTCTAATATGGAATCTAATGGTAAATCAATTAATAGAAATGGTGAGAAAATAGATTATCAAACTGGTCCTATTATATGGGGTGAACCTGGTACTAATGGTCAACATGCATTTTATCAATTAATACATCAAGGAACGAAATTAATTCCCTGTGATTTTATTGCTCCAATTTTTTCACATAATGATTTAGATGATCATCATATTAAACTAGTATCTAATTTTTTTGCTCAAACACAAGCACTAGCTTTTGGTAAATCTAGAGATGTTATTTTAGATGAATTAATATTGTCTAAAAAAAATAAGAATGATATAAATAAAATTTTACCTTTTAAAATATGTGAAGGAAACCAACCTACTAATTCGATTTTAATTCGGAAAATTACTCCTTATAATTTAGGAGCATTAATTTCTTTATATGAACATAAAATTTTTGTTCAAGGTTATATATTAAATATTTTTAGTTTTGATCAATGGGGTGTTGAAATAGGAAAAGAACTATCTCATTATATTTATAATGATATAAAACATAATATCAAAAATAAATATTATGATTCTTCAACTGAAGGTCTTATTAATTTTTATAAATCTTTTATGATTTAA
- the hflK gene encoding FtsH protease activity modulator HflK has protein sequence MVWNKPNDNKPEFDPWGNENSNNKNCSDNKHEKKTAVSDVKNFLYSLKNIITKKTNPSSSSKKIIHPFIIIIIISFFIWCASGFYTIKEAERGVVTSFGRFSHLVQPGLNWRPVFFNEVRAVNVETVRELATSGVMLTSDENVVRVEMNVQYKITNPADYLFSVCYPDDSLRQATDSALRGVIGHSTMDRVLTEGRTLVRSDTQKEIEETIKPYKMGIAILDVNFQTARPPEEVKAAFDDAIAARENREQYVREAEAYSNEVQPKANGKAQRILEEARAYSSRIILEAQGEVARFSKILPQYRIAKKITLQRLYIESMERLLSKNKKIFIDKKSNSVLFLSLNKFFSNIGSLDKNIKNNIKSNKNNSSLNKKEKNINYFSSLSPNNILEKRRINSIRSDFKNIERE, from the coding sequence ATGGTTTGGAATAAACCAAATGATAATAAACCTGAATTTGATCCATGGGGGAACGAGAACAGTAATAATAAAAACTGTTCAGATAATAAACATGAAAAAAAAACTGCTGTATCAGATGTAAAAAATTTTTTATATAGTCTTAAAAATATTATTACTAAAAAAACTAATCCCTCAAGTTCATCCAAAAAAATAATTCATCCCTTTATAATCATAATTATAATAAGTTTTTTTATTTGGTGTGCCAGTGGTTTTTATACTATTAAAGAAGCTGAACGTGGTGTAGTTACTAGTTTTGGTAGGTTTAGTCATTTAGTTCAACCAGGATTAAATTGGAGACCTGTTTTTTTTAATGAAGTTAGAGCTGTAAATGTTGAAACAGTACGTGAATTAGCAACTTCTGGTGTAATGTTAACTTCAGATGAAAATGTAGTACGTGTTGAAATGAATGTACAATATAAAATAACTAATCCTGCTGATTATCTTTTTTCTGTGTGTTATCCAGATGATAGTTTACGTCAAGCAACAGATAGTGCATTAAGAGGTGTTATTGGACATTCAACTATGGATCGAGTGCTAACAGAAGGTCGAACTTTAGTTCGAAGTGATACTCAAAAAGAAATTGAAGAAACAATTAAACCATATAAAATGGGAATTGCAATATTAGATGTTAATTTTCAAACAGCTAGACCTCCTGAAGAAGTAAAAGCTGCTTTTGATGATGCAATTGCAGCACGTGAAAATCGTGAACAATATGTACGTGAAGCTGAAGCTTATTCAAATGAAGTACAGCCTAAAGCTAATGGTAAAGCGCAAAGAATTTTAGAAGAAGCACGGGCATATTCTTCACGTATAATTCTAGAAGCTCAAGGAGAAGTTGCTCGTTTTTCTAAAATTTTACCCCAATATAGAATAGCTAAAAAAATAACTTTACAACGTCTTTATATAGAATCTATGGAAAGATTATTGAGTAAAAATAAAAAAATCTTTATTGATAAGAAAAGCAATTCAGTATTATTTTTATCTTTGAATAAATTTTTTTCTAATATAGGATCACTTGATAAAAATATCAAGAATAATATTAAATCTAATAAAAATAATTCTTCTCTTAATAAAAAAGAAAAAAATATTAATTATTTTTCTTCATTATCTCCTAACAATATTTTAGAAAAACGTCGTATTAATTCTATTCGAAGTGATTTTAAAAATATAGAGAGAGAATGA
- a CDS encoding adenylosuccinate synthase → MNKNIVILGTQWGDEGKGKIVDCLSSDSSYVVRYQGGHNAGHTLVVDGKKIILHLIPSGLLHDNIIGIISNGVVVSPSELIKEIKMLETHNISVNKRLFISNSSPLILQYHIEMDIAREKKLGISALGTTGRGIGPAYEDKIARRALRIGDLKDEKTLSMRLEKIVSYYNHQLVSFYKHKPVDYKIILRDLLPTIDIIYDMIKDTTSILQKAIKDKKKIVFEGAQGSFLDIDHGTYPYVTSSNSTIGGVITGTGVGPKNLDYILGVTKAYSTRVGYGPFPTELFDNIDKHFSNKGHEFGSTTGRKRRTGWLDTVSLCRSVYINSLSGLCLTKLDVLDGLNEIKVCIAYKNIHTAEIISYPDINEWENIIPIYETYPGWTRKTLGIKKIKDLPYEARNYINRIEEITQIPIDIISTGPDRSDIILVRDIFY, encoded by the coding sequence ATGAATAAAAATATTGTAATATTAGGAACACAATGGGGTGATGAAGGTAAAGGAAAGATAGTAGATTGTTTAAGTTCAGATAGTTCATATGTAGTACGATATCAAGGAGGACATAACGCGGGTCATACTTTAGTTGTTGATGGAAAAAAGATTATTCTTCATTTAATTCCATCAGGATTATTACATGATAATATTATTGGAATAATTTCTAATGGTGTAGTAGTTTCTCCTTCAGAATTAATAAAAGAAATAAAAATGTTAGAAACTCATAATATTTCTGTTAATAAACGTTTATTTATTTCTAATTCTTCTCCTTTAATTTTACAATATCATATTGAAATGGATATAGCACGTGAGAAAAAATTAGGAATCAGTGCATTAGGTACAACAGGAAGAGGTATTGGGCCAGCATATGAAGATAAAATTGCACGACGAGCTTTACGTATTGGGGATTTAAAAGATGAAAAAACTTTATCAATGCGTTTAGAAAAAATAGTTAGTTATTATAATCATCAATTAGTATCTTTTTATAAACATAAACCAGTTGATTACAAAATTATTTTAAGAGATTTACTTCCAACAATAGATATAATTTATGATATGATAAAAGATACTACGAGTATTTTACAAAAAGCTATTAAAGATAAGAAAAAAATAGTTTTTGAAGGAGCTCAAGGTAGTTTTTTAGATATTGATCATGGTACATATCCGTATGTAACTTCTTCTAATAGTACTATTGGGGGAGTTATTACAGGTACAGGAGTAGGTCCTAAGAATTTAGATTATATACTTGGTGTAACGAAAGCATATTCTACACGAGTTGGTTATGGTCCTTTTCCTACTGAATTATTTGATAATATAGATAAACATTTTTCAAATAAAGGACACGAATTTGGTTCGACAACTGGCAGAAAAAGACGTACTGGTTGGTTGGATACAGTATCTTTATGTCGATCAGTATACATTAATTCTTTATCGGGGTTATGTTTAACAAAATTAGATGTATTAGATGGATTAAACGAAATAAAAGTTTGTATAGCTTATAAAAATATCCATACTGCAGAAATTATTTCATATCCTGATATAAATGAATGGGAAAATATAATACCAATATATGAAACTTATCCTGGATGGACTAGAAAAACTCTAGGAATTAAAAAAATAAAAGACTTACCTTATGAAGCACGTAATTACATAAATCGCATAGAAGAAATAACACAAATTCCTATTGATATTATTTCTACTGGTCCCGATCGTTCTGATATTATTTTAGTTAGAGATATTTTTTATTAA
- the mutL gene encoding DNA mismatch repair endonuclease MutL, whose amino-acid sequence MPIRKLSSDLSSQISAGEVIERPASVIKEIIENSIDAGATNIDILIEKNGFQSIVLRDNGCGIHKEELFLAVCHHATSKINSLSDLYALTTFGFRGEALASIRAVSRLTLISCTQFNDIAWKLYLEGFSNNHITVQPIAHPQGTTVIVENLFYNMPVRLKFLKNQKLEFLKICEVVKKIALSCFYISFSLKHNKKLIIQYNSINSKNKKINRFKDIFKTIDVNQFIEIKEKKYNMFFFGWISHPYDFKESKSIQYCYVNNRYIYNNIFISAVRSAYYKISGKKNISFILYLKISSDNIDINIHPTKNEIKFHKPDIVYTFIYETILYNLKKIEKKYLFNDSLRNTKNNVYKKKMSDLYFFDPIFLTFISLFFFNKNISKNINIKKKRNNFISNTYLEKYQCSIGKLLVIVRKYYGLIYKSNNFSLISFPLAKGIVRKQKLKNNIKKKIIPEYFSSHIKINLKSQEYFILSNHKEILLKIGFHLIFKKNYVILSAIPIFLKDRNFHLIISEFFAFLFLKKQVLISEILNWFYINVFIELKNWTCANGIAVLLEIEYYCPLLLMNPPSKLLQKININAALCTLKI is encoded by the coding sequence ATGCCAATTCGTAAATTATCGTCTGATTTATCAAGTCAAATTTCTGCTGGAGAAGTTATTGAACGTCCAGCTTCAGTTATTAAAGAAATTATAGAGAATAGTATAGATGCTGGTGCAACTAATATTGATATTTTAATAGAAAAAAATGGATTTCAATCTATTGTTTTGAGAGATAATGGTTGTGGTATTCATAAAGAAGAGTTGTTTCTTGCAGTATGTCATCATGCTACTAGTAAAATTAATTCTTTATCAGATTTATATGCGCTTACTACATTTGGTTTTCGAGGAGAAGCTTTAGCTAGTATTAGAGCTGTTTCAAGGCTAACTTTAATTTCTTGTACTCAGTTTAATGATATTGCTTGGAAGCTGTACTTAGAAGGATTTTCCAATAATCATATTACTGTACAACCAATAGCACATCCTCAAGGCACTACTGTTATAGTAGAAAACTTATTTTATAATATGCCTGTTCGTCTTAAATTTTTAAAAAATCAAAAATTAGAATTTTTGAAGATTTGTGAAGTAGTGAAAAAAATAGCTTTATCTTGTTTTTATATAAGTTTCTCTCTTAAACATAATAAAAAATTAATTATACAATATAATTCTATAAATAGTAAAAATAAAAAAATTAATAGATTTAAAGATATATTTAAAACAATTGATGTAAATCAATTTATAGAAATAAAAGAAAAAAAATATAACATGTTTTTTTTTGGATGGATATCACATCCATATGATTTTAAAGAATCAAAAAGTATCCAATATTGTTACGTTAATAATCGATATATTTATAATAATATTTTTATTAGTGCTGTTCGTTCTGCTTATTATAAAATATCAGGAAAAAAAAATATATCATTTATTTTGTATTTAAAAATCTCATCTGATAATATTGATATTAATATTCATCCTACTAAAAATGAAATTAAATTTCATAAACCTGATATAGTTTATACATTTATTTATGAAACTATTTTATATAATTTAAAAAAAATTGAAAAAAAATATTTATTCAATGACTCTTTGCGTAACACAAAAAATAACGTGTACAAAAAAAAAATGTCTGATTTATATTTTTTTGATCCTATTTTTTTAACGTTCATATCTTTATTCTTTTTTAACAAGAATATTTCTAAAAATATAAATATAAAAAAAAAGCGTAATAATTTTATTTCAAATACTTATTTAGAAAAATATCAATGTTCTATTGGAAAATTATTAGTTATTGTACGTAAATATTATGGTTTAATTTACAAATCTAATAATTTTTCATTAATTTCTTTCCCTTTAGCTAAGGGCATAGTTAGAAAACAAAAACTAAAAAATAATATTAAAAAAAAAATCATACCTGAATATTTTTCAAGTCATATTAAAATTAATCTTAAATCTCAAGAATATTTTATTTTATCTAATCATAAAGAAATATTATTAAAAATTGGATTTCATTTAATTTTTAAAAAAAATTATGTTATTTTATCAGCTATTCCTATTTTTTTAAAAGATCGAAATTTTCATTTAATAATATCAGAATTTTTCGCATTTTTATTTCTTAAAAAACAAGTCTTAATTTCAGAAATATTAAACTGGTTTTATATTAATGTTTTTATAGAATTAAAAAATTGGACTTGTGCTAATGGAATTGCAGTACTTTTAGAAATAGAATATTATTGTCCTTTATTATTAATGAATCCTCCATCAAAATTGTTACAAAAAATAAATATTAATGCAGCATTATGTACTTTAAAAATATGA